The following DNA comes from Oncorhynchus masou masou isolate Uvic2021 chromosome 21, UVic_Omas_1.1, whole genome shotgun sequence.
aaatgtaaagcaaacatatttttttatggaAGATATTATATCTGAATGGTTTTCGTATCCACCGGAAATAATATATTATCGGCGAAAAACACATAGATTTTTTCAAACGAGTTTCTCGTTTACTAACATCGTTGGGTGTGACCATCCAATCATCTTTGTCCAAATCTTCTCGCGGTTCGAGTTCAAAAGACACAGAGCAACCAGCATGAAAAGGACAACGACCCAGTCCAGTGTTTTTTAACTTTCacaaaaaatatacatattttatCAAGAAAGTTGttgaagaaaatatatatatatctagcaCGGTAAGATATGTTTGATATAACGTTAGCCTAATACGATTTGGAAACCTAGCTTTGTAGTCGCTAGCTAACCAGCTAGCTACTGTGGCTAACTTGGCTAACGCTAGCCACCGAGCTAGTTATTGTTATGTAACTACTGTAGCTTGCGATTTTGCAAACACATTTCAAAGCGTGATACCTTGCTTGTTACGTGCCTTGTAAAATATTACAAGTTGTCCAAGAGATGTACTTGTGTGGCTTGTCATTGTTTGTGTCTGCTGttattgtagctagctagctgacttacaGAACCAACATGGCAGAAGGTGGAGAGGCAGACTGGGAACTTTGCAAAGAGAACATCCAGCCCTTGAAGAAAGGTCGGGCCATATCAGTTTTACACCAGGCACTCAGTCAACAGCAAGAGGGTTCGAGCTCTGCCACCATCCAACACAAACAGTAAGGATGCCTTTATTAAAGTACTTAACTATCTACAAACAGGGCTTTAAGTGCCGTGCTTGggatgggaggaagagacagCATAAAGTGGGAATTTTGCTTACTAGCTATCTAACATTAAATAACCAGTTTTGGGGCAGTTCCACAAGGCATTCTGGTTCTTGGCTTGACTGAATGGTGTGAGTTTAGTGTTGACAAATCTGCAAAAAGGCCTATTGTTTTGTGTTCAACCAATGTGTTTGTTGTCTTCAGGGCTTTTGAGTCTGAACTGAGAGTGTATGATGGAGATGACCCCCTTGATGTTTGGGATCGGTAAGATGAAAAGGATTACTCTGGCCAAAACTGTGATCATACATGAATGAATATTGCAGTGTGAATGTCCTTAATGTTCATTGATAATGTCATTATTGTAGCCAGATAACATGGTGCCTTTTGAACAGGTATGTTAAATGGACAGAGCAGACCTATCcacagggaggaaaggagagtaaCCTTAACGTGCTTTTGGAGAGAGCTGTGATGTGCTTTACAGAGGAAAATAAATATCACAATGACAGCCGTTATGTTGACCTATGGATCAAATTTGTAAGTAACCTTTGTCCTTTGTTCATACAGCTTTATCATGTGACAAGTGTCAATCAAACAAGTTGTATTCATGACTGTATGTACTCTGTCTTCCTGTATTAGGCAGAGAGCGGTCACGAGCCTTTGGATATCTACAGATATATGCGAGCCCAGGGAATAGGAGTACAACAGGCTTCCTTCTACATTGCCTGGTCTGAGGAGTATGAGCATCAGGGTAACTCTCGAACAGCAGACAGTGTCTACCAGGAGGGCTTCAAGCGTGGGGCTGAACCTCTGGAGAAACTCCTACAGTTCCACAAGTATGGATctactttaattattttttttacttggatCGACTTCCATGCTGTTTGAGGAGGTTTTAGTTTTCCTAGCATAATTCAATATTTTGTGTCACCTGCTGCAGGGCTTTGCAGGCGCGTGTGTCCCGGCAGGTGATGTCTGGAATGGTGAATGACGAGGAGGAGGAAGCTGAGGCAGCAAAGCCTGAGCGGGTTTCTCTGGTGGATCTAAAACACAGGGGGAAGAAAAAGGCTGTTGCACCCATTAGTAGAGTTGGTGCAGCACTAAGCAGTAAGCACAGGTCTCTTTTCAAAATGATAAATCATTCCAGGTTAAAGTGTCATGTTGGGTTATGTAGTGTCATAAAGAAGAATATATTTATGATTTTTGACTATATTACTTGTTTGTTCACAGGTAATTCACGAAGCCTACAGTTACAAGGCCCACCAGCTCTGGCCAGCAGTGGTCAAAACAGTTGCCTTGTGATCTTTGATGAGAACAAGGCTGTCAGTGCTGAGCCCTCTGAACCAAAGTTGGAATCTTGGATGGCCCCACCCCCATCGAGATTCAAGGAGAACGAGCAGAGGCCTGAGAAATGGAGCGACGTAAAGGTATGAGAGACACAGTAATGGGACTTAAGGCTTGTTATAATTTATGACTGAATTTGTGTGTGCTATATTGTAGATGCCAATGAAGTCCAGGTTTGGTCACAGTGTTGTGGCTCTGCCCAGCAAGCCAAACTTCCAGCCCTTTGTGGAGGAGTCGGATCAGCCTCCAGCTATGTGAGTGTAAACTGAGATCATCTTAATCATAACTAACTGAATTAACTAGTGCGGCTGGAACAGCAAAGATCCATTTTTCTATTCAAAGAAATGTAGGTCGAGCAATAAATTGTGACTTAAACCCAGCAGTAACCCTGAGCTGTATGCCTTTGGCATAGTTTGTTTCTGCTCCAGCTGTGTTTTAATTATTTGTTCTGACACCTTATTCCTCCAGGACACCGTGTAAGATCAACCCAGCGGTGAATTCAGTGTTGTCTGCACGGAAGCCCTGTGGGGATGAGACTCCTCTGAAGAGactgcagcaacagcagcaggaaGAGGGGAAAGCTCTGGAGCAGAGCATGTACTGCAAGAAGCTACTGCTCAGTGGCGCCTCCGAGTTCTGCTTTGAGGAACTGCGGGCTGAGCGCTACCGACAGAAGAAGGCCTTGGAGTCAGGGGGCAGTGGCAAGGAAGAGCAAGCGGGCTCTGGTCTTCCAAACTGACACATTTCAACAAGGACATGTTCAGTGTTTTATTATTAGGTAGGAGACTATCAGTGTCATCATGTATGTATTTTAGAGTTTGTGTATATAAAAAGTTCCAAACTTGTCCACTGTGGGAGTCAAACCCACAAGGgtcatgctctactaactgagccaGACGGGACCACTAATAACACACTATGTATCTGTCTTTCTTTCCTCTTTATTATTTATTTGCCTGCTTCATGTAACCTCCCAGTGTAATTAACCTTTCAGTGGTGTAGGCAGGGTGTGAGAATGACACGGTTCAATTCATATCGATGCATAGCTGTCACTgttgtgtattttttttattttacctttagttaaccaggaaagtcagttaagaacattcttattttcaatgacagcctaggaacagtgggttaactacctgttcaggggcagaacgacatatgtaccatgtcagcttggggatttgaacttgcaacctttcggttactagtccaaagcgttaaccactaggataccctgctgTCCCATATATATATTACCAGtcaagtttgggcacacctactcattcaagggttattgTTTATTTTTGcgcttttctacattgtagaataatattgaatacaacaaactatgaaataacacatggaatcatgtagtaacctaaaaggtcaacatacacaacaaatcaacatacactaccgttcaaaagtttggggtcacttagaaatgtccttgtttttgaaagaaaagcacattatttgtccattaaaataacataaaatagatcagaaatacagtgtagacattgttcatgttgtaaatgactattgtagctggaaactgcagattttaacattgaatatctacataggcatacagaggtccatgagcaaccatcactcctgtgttccaatggcacgttgtgttagctaatccaagtatcattttaaaaggctaattgttcATTAGAAAtcccttttgcaattattttagcaaagCTAAAAACTTGTCTGATTAAAGAagtaataaaactggccttctttcgactagttgagtatctggagcatcagcatttgtgggttcgattacaggcttcacaggacagcacaaactggctctaaccagaatagcaagaggagtgggaggctctggtgcacaactgaacaagaggacaagtacattcgtgtctcgtttgagaaacagacgcctcacaagtcctcaactggcagcttcattaaatagtacctgccaaacaccggtctcaacgtcaacagtgaagcggtgactccgggatgctatttaatagttttgatgtcttcactattacaatgtaaaaaatagtaaaactagaaaaaaccctggaatgagtaggcatgtccaaactattgactgaTTCTGTCGGTTAAAATGTACCCCCAC
Coding sequences within:
- the bub1bb gene encoding mitotic checkpoint serine/threonine-protein kinase BUB1 beta, which encodes MAEGGEADWELCKENIQPLKKGRAISVLHQALSQQQEGSSSATIQHKQAFESELRVYDGDDPLDVWDRYVKWTEQTYPQGGKESNLNVLLERAVMCFTEENKYHNDSRYVDLWIKFAESGHEPLDIYRYMRAQGIGVQQASFYIAWSEEYEHQGNSRTADSVYQEGFKRGAEPLEKLLQFHKALQARVSRQVMSGMVNDEEEEAEAAKPERVSLVDLKHRGKKKAVAPISRVGAALSSNSRSLQLQGPPALASSGQNSCLVIFDENKAVSAEPSEPKLESWMAPPPSRFKENEQRPEKWSDVKMPMKSRFGHSVVALPSKPNFQPFVEESDQPPAMTPCKINPAVNSVLSARKPCGDETPLKRLQQQQQEEGKALEQSMYCKKLLLSGASEFCFEELRAERYRQKKALESGGSGKEEQAGSGLPN